The Esox lucius isolate fEsoLuc1 chromosome 5, fEsoLuc1.pri, whole genome shotgun sequence genome includes a region encoding these proteins:
- the sema4gb gene encoding semaphorin-4G has translation MEGHVSLPLTLLLLLLCSLPGVCGFPFGPVLDLDVTPRTTIFSQGLLGCQRFSSRSQNYSILLLEEDNGVLYVGARGALYALDTANVSKPGNPKIDWEASAEQKKQCLNKGKNNQTECYNHIRLLQRYNETHLYVCGTHAFRPLCAYIDVEHFNFSSGFEEGRDRCPYDPAKGYAGLIVDGEMFSASQYEFRSSPDIRRNFPFPTLRTEEAPTRWLLEADFVGSALLKESTNSSVGDDDKIYFFFTERSQEQMAYPSQTRVARVARVCKGDWGGQRTLQRKWTSFLKARLVCSVPDYELQLNVLRSVFVLQGPDVHNSVFYGVFGLEWKNIKASAVCQYSFADMQRAFEGPYMEVHDSKWREYTGKVPEPRPGSCITDVHRSKGINSSRDLPDNVLTFARRHPLMSTQVHPVGGRPLLFKRSVNYVKMAVHRVEALDGLVYTVLFLGTDEGWLHRAVEVRGQMHIIEELQLFERPQPVDSMVISQRQRSLFVGSSSAVLRVPLSSCRRYTSCFDCVLSRDPFCGWDGALCVDISSLTNRSSLIQDVQRGNRGCSNSLGAVAERRRSVMSGDDVLLQCELRSNLAVPRWTLDGRELQGYGLDSGHRVGTDGLLLIGARPEQSGEYRCYAAEKDVWALVRTYSVRVQPDPPLSVVPTSPTDTPSATSTTATLSVSTGGPTERPLPSPPAPLPPGPEFRTYRRMEAMYISLVAVLSGLCLVLTVVLLYVSFCTRGAYQRRKYSQQGQAEPGAGRLELKTISSHCNGRQDSRRGARRSLSASNMDQLGDSFLQIVPGGGSPGKSPPPPAPPLPPPLPCSEYASSEYTNGMSATLPSVLRKMNGNSYVLLRQQADPEGSTSALYHSFTEELNRILEKRKHIQLDPQPPDESSV, from the exons GTCTGTTGGGTTGCCAGCGCTTTAGCAGCCGGTCTCAGAACTACAGCATACTGCTACTGGAGGAGGACAATGGGGTGCTGTACGTCGGGGCCAGAGGGGCGCTCTATGCCCTGGACACCGCCAATGTTTCCAAACCTGGCAACCCCAAG ATTGATTGGGAAGCTTCAGCAGAGCAGAAGAAGCAGTGTCtcaacaaaggaaaaaacaatCAG ACAGAGTGTTACAATCACATTCGCCTCCTGCAGAGGTATAATGAGACCCACCTGTACGTCTGTGGCACCCACGCCTTCAGGCCTCTCTGTGCTTACATA GACGTGGAGCACTTCAATTTCTCGTCCGGCTTCGAGGAGGGCCGGGACAGGTGTCCCTACGACCCGGCCAAGGGCTACGCTGGACTTATTGTGG ACGGTGAGATGTTCTCAGCCTCCCAGTATGAGTTCCGCAGCTCCCCAGACATTCGTCGGAACTTTCCCTTCCCGACTCTTAGGACCGAGGAGGCCCCCACCCGGTGGCTGCTGG AGGCAGACTTTGTGGGCTCTGCGCTGCTGAAGGAGAGCACCAACAGCTCGGTGGGCGACGATGACAAGATCTACTTCTTCTTCACGGAGAGGAGCCAGGAACAGATGGCCTACCCCAGCCAGACAAGGGTCGCCCGGGTGGCACGCGTCTGCAAG GGTGACTGGGGCGGCCAGAGGACCTTGCAGAGGAAGTGGACGTCCTTCTTGAAAGCTAGACTGGTGTGCTCCGTCCCTGACTACGAGCTCCAGCTCAATGTGCTGCGCAGTGTCTTTGTTCTGCAGGGCCCAGATGTCCACAACTCAGTCTTCTATGGGGTCTTTGGCCTGGAATG GAAAAACATCAAGGCCTCTGCGGTGTGCCAGTACTCGTTCGCGGACATGCAGCGGGCCTTCGAGGGGCCCTACATGGAGGTGCATGATTCTAAATGGAGGGAGTATACGGGGAAGGTACCAGAACCGAGGCCCGGCTCG TGCATTACAGACGTGCACCGGTCAAAAGGCATCAATTCGTCCCGCGACCTCCCGGACAACGTGCTGACATTTGCGAGGCGACACCCCCTGATGTCCACGCAGGTGCACCCCGTCGGAGGGCGccccctgctgttcaagagGAGTGTCAACTATGTCAAGATGGCCGTGCACCGGGTGGAAGCTCTGGACGGACTCGTCTACACCGTGCTCTTCCTGGGGACGG ACGAGGGCTGGCTGCACCGGGCAgtggaggtcagaggtcaaatgCACATCATAGAGGAGCTGCAGCTGTTCGAGAGGCCTCAGCCTGTGGACAGCATGGTCatctcccagagacag AGAAGTTTGTTTGTGGGCTCCAGCTCAGCGGTGCTCCGGGTCCCCCTGTCCTCGTGCCGGCGCTACACGTCCTGTTTCGACTGCGTGCTCTCCCGTGACCCTTTCTGTGGCTGGGACGGGGCTCTGTGTGTGGACATTTCCTCGCTCACAAACAG GTCCAGTCTCATCCAGGACGTGCAGAGAGGGAACCGAGGCTGTAGCAACAGCCTGGGAGCTG TGGCCGAGCGACGGCGCTCGGTGATGTCCGGGGACGACGTCCTCCTGCAGTGCGAGCTGCGCTCCAACCTGGCCGTTCCGCGCTGGACCCTGGACGGCCGCGAGCTCCAGGGCTACGGCCTGGACTCGGGCCACCGCGTGGGCACCGACGGCTTGCTGCTCATCGGCGCCCGGCCGGAGCAGAGTGGAGAGTACCGGTGCTACGCCGCGGAGAAGGACGTGTGGGCGCTGGTGAGGACGTACAGCGTGAGGGTGCAACCGGACCCGCCCCTCTCCGTGGTGCCCACGTCCCCCACGGACACCCCGTCCGCCACCAGCACCACGGCAACCCTCTCCGTTTCAACGGGCGGCCCCACCGAGCGCCCCCTGCCCTCCCCACCCGCTCCTCTCCCCCCCGGGCCCGAGTTCCGGACCTATAGGCGCATGGAGGCCATGTACATCTCCCTGGTGGCCGTGCTGAGCGGCCTGTGCCTGGTTCTAACCGTGGTGCTGCTCTACGTCAGCTTCTGCACGCGGGGCGCCTACCAGCGCCGCAAGTACTCCCAGCAGGGGCAGGCAGAGCCGGGGGCTGGACGTCTGGAGCTCAAGACCATCTCCAGCCACTGTAACGGCCGTCAGGACAGCAGGCGCGGCGCCCGCCGCTCCCTGTCGGCGTCCAACATGGACCAACTGGGCGACAGCTTCCTTCAGATCGTCCCCGGGGGCGGGTCGCCCGGCAAGTCTCCGCCCCCTCCGGCCCCGCCGCTCCCGCCCCCCCTGCCCTGCTCGGAGTACGCATCGTCGGAGTACACCAACGGGATGTCGGCGACGCTACCCAGCGTCCTTCGCAAAATGAACGGCAACAGCTACGTCCTGCTGAGGCAACAGGCAGACCCGGAAGGAAGCACATCGGCTCTGTACCACTCGTTCACCGAGGAGCTCAACCGCATCCTGGAAAAGAGGAAGCACATACAACTGGACCCCCAGCCGCCCGACGAGAGCTCCGTCTAG
- the mrpl43 gene encoding 39S ribosomal protein L43, mitochondrial: MTSRGTQSRFLQSVLQNGVGRYVCQLKRISLVFSKKGQSSLGVREFIEEGVVDFAKKNPGTVVYVSPQQCNVPKIVAEYLNGNVKEEAIPCKTSQQIAELITKLTNQSGLDIIRIRKPFHTDSPSIQGQWHPFTNRPRSIEPVGPHKQPGN; this comes from the exons ATGACATCTAGAGGTACCCAGAGTAGATTCTTACAAAGCGTTTTGCAAAACGGGGTAGGTCGCTATGTCTGTCAACTGAAGCGCATCTCCCTTGTATTCTCTAAGAAAGGGCAGAGCTCGCTGGGCGTCAG GGAATTCATAGAAGAAGGAGTGGTGGATTTTGCTAAAAAGAACCCTGGAACTGTAGTCTACGTATCTCCCCAGCAATGCAACGTTCCCAAGATTGTGGCAGAATATT TAAATGGCAACGTGAAGGAGGAAGCCATTCCGTGCAAGACGTCTCAGCAGATTGCAGAGCTGATAACCAAACTGACGAACCAGTCCGGCCTGGATATCATTCGTATCCGCAAGCCTTTCCATACAGACAGTCCCAGCATCCAGGGCCAATGGCATCCCTTCACGAACCGGCCACGATCCATTGAACCAGTTGGACCCCACAAACAGCCGGGTAACTGA
- the twnk gene encoding twinkle protein, mitochondrial — MWRSGFLKGTTCLLAARSIRTLPSQICLSSFLVRILLPRQHTPRVPVPSCYQGQVWVTSLPVFGTRSYKRDTKSILEFPVDPITVTDIKQYLRSKAIPFHDGYSCLHAPSIFLDPVVGTGKENFTMFIDKTTGQFLCKETLVEGSWEDLQDCLEVMQKEEQASLSPDVLLGYPESLEEREEKEQEFREVQRIWSSAVPFSDLPDEEAQLVKTMFQIGKISNATLKKFGVRLFKPTKSLVFPWFSGRDSSLRGVKLLSAQRTESGTVAYAEVTVPKASSYNNLFGLPMVGRMDTEVILTGREVDTLAVSQATGLPSVALPRGVNALPPALLPYLEQFKRVTLWLGGDMRSWEASKIFSRKLGLKRCSLVRPGEFQPCPLEALGQGRNLARIVRASIPAAHKSIVSFRQLRDDVYGELVNTEQVAGVKWTRFPELNRIMKGHRKGELTVFTGPTGSGKTTFISEFALDLCMQGVNTLWGSFEINNVRLAKIMLTQFAMRRLEENLGEYDWWADRFEDLALYFMTFHGQQNIKAVLDTMQHAVYLYDIGHVVIDNLQFMMGQENTSVDKFTAQDHIIGSFRRFATDSGCHVTLIIHPRKEEDDRELQTASIFGTAKASQEADNVLILQEKKLVTCPGRRSLQVAKNRFDGDVGIFPLEFNKSSLTFSTPLKGKHKLRKVKGDKAEGSEGEGTSGEGLKKDETALKKETVVSKENLVKLERPPKVNKTPRAPKSTTVGRGTTLPEGKKQPSKED; from the exons ATGTGGCGGAGTGGATTCCTGAAAGGGACCACCTGTCTCTTGGCAGCCCGCAGCATCCGAACGCTACCTAGCCAAATATGTCTCTCGTCATTCCTTGTCAGAATCCTCCTACCCAGGCAACACACTCCACGAGTTCCTGTTCCTTCTTGCTATCAGGGACAAGTATGGGTGACGTCACTGCCAGTTTTTGGTACCAGGAGTTACAAACGGGACACCAAGTCTATTCTTGAGTTTCCTGTTGACCCTATTACAGTAACAGATATCAAACAATATCTGCGCTCCAAAGCCATCCCATTCCACGATGGCTACAGCTGCTTGCATGCCCCAAGCATTTTCCTTGACCCAGTTGTGGGTACAGGAAAGGAGAATTTCACAATGTTTATTGATAAAACCACAGGCCAGTTTCTGTGCAAGGAGACCCTGGTAGAGGGGAGCTGGGAGGACCTCCAGGACTGCCTGGAGGTCATGCAGAAGGAGGAACAGGCCTCCCTCAGCCCTGATGTTTTGCTGGGCTACCCAGAGAGCCTGGAGGAGCGAGAGGAGAAGGAGCAAGAGTTTAGAGAGGTGCAACGCATCTGGTCTAGCGCTGTGCCCTTCTCAGACCTCCCCGATGAGGAGGCGCAGCTGGTCAAAACCATGTTCCAGATTGGCAAGATCTCAAATGCCACACTCAAGAAGTTCGGGGTGAGGCTATTCAAGCCCACCAAGAGCCTGGTGTTCCCCTGGTTCTCCGGACGAGACTCCAGCCTGCGGGGTGTCAAGCTGCTGTCCGCCCAGAGAACGGAGAGTGGGACGGTGGCTTACGCCGAGGTCACAGTGCCAAAGGCCAGCTCCTACAACAACCTGTTTGGGCTGCCGATGGTGGGGCGCATGGACACCGAGGTGATCCTGACGGGCCGGGAGGTGGACACGCTGGCGGTGAGCCAGGCCACGGGACTCCCCAGCGTGGCCCTGCCCCGTGGCGTGAACGCCCTGCCGCCGGCCCTGCTACCCTACCTGGAGCAGTTCAAGCGGGTCACCCTGTGGCTGGGGGGGGACATGCGCTCCTGGGAGGCCTCCAAGATCTTCTCGAGGAAGCTGGGCCTGAAGCGCTGCTCCCTGGTGCGCCCGGGGGAATTCCAGCCGTGTCCCCTGGAGGCCCTGGGCCAGGGCAGGAACCTGGCGCGCATCGTCAGGGCCTCCATCCCCGCCGCCCATAAGTCCATTGTGTCCTTCCGGCAGCTGAGGGACGACGTGTACGGGGAGCTGGTCAACACGGAGCAGGTGGCCGGGGTGAAGTGGACCAGGTTCCCGGAGCTCAACAGAATCATGAAGGGCCATCGCAAGGGGGAGCTGACAGTCTTCACAG GACCCACGGGCAGCGGAAAGACCACCTTCATCAGCGAGTTCGCCCTGGACCTGTGCATGCAGGGCGTCAACACGCTGTGGGGCAGCTTCGAGATCAACAACGTGCGCCTGGCCAAGATCATGCTGACCCAGTTCGCCATGCGGAGGCTGGAGGAGAACCTGGGCGAGTACGACTGGTGGGCCGACAGATTCGAGGACCTGGCCCTCTACTTCATGACCTTCCACGGACAGCAGAACATCAA GGCCGTGCTGGACACCATGCAGCACGCCGTCTACCTCTATGACATTGGCCACGTGGTCATCGACAACCTGCAGTTCATGATGGGCCAGGAGAACACCTCTGTGGACAAGTTCACCGCCCAGGACCACATCATCGGCTCCTTCCGGAGGTTTGCCACGGACAGCGGCTGTCACGTCACCCTGATCATCCACCCACGGAAGGAGGAGGATGACCGGGAGCTACAGACGGCGTCCATCTTTGGAACGGCCAAG gccagccaggaggcGGACAATGTGCTCATCCTGCAGGAGAAGAAACTCGTGACCTGTCCTGGCCGGAGGTCCCTCCAGGTGGCCAAGAACCGCTTCGACGGGGACGTGGGTATCTTTCCCCTGGAGTTCAACAAGTCTTCGCTCACCTTCTCCACCCCGCTCAAGGGCAAGCACAAACTGAGAAAGGTCAAAGGCGACAAGGCAGAGGGTTCTGAGGGGGAGGGGACTTCAGGAGAGGGTTTAAAGAAGGACGAGACAGCGCTAAAGAAGGAAACGGTGGTTTCGAAGGAGAATCTGGTGAAGCTGGAGAGGCCACCCAAAGTTAACAAAACGCCCAGAGCTCCTAAGAGTACTACCGTGGGGAGGGGCACAACTTTGCCAGAGGGAAAGAAACAGCCATCGAAGGAAGACTGA